In one window of Bacillota bacterium DNA:
- a CDS encoding 3-keto-5-aminohexanoate cleavage protein, whose protein sequence is MDKLIITVALTGAEVTREYNPNLPVTPEEIADAAYECCQAGASLIHLHVRNDDQTPTQSSDRFEETIARIKTKCNPIIQVSTGGAVGMTVEERMQPIYLKPEMATLSTGTVNFGNDIFMNPPAFIEKFAKVMKELEIKPEIEVFDVGMINNALTLLRQELISEPLHFDFVMGVPGGIPATIKNLLHLVESIPSGSTWTVAGMGRYELPMATAAIIMGGHVRVGFEDNIYYEKGILAESNAQLVDRVTRVAGIHNRPVASPDEARKILGLPV, encoded by the coding sequence ATGGATAAATTGATTATAACCGTAGCGTTAACCGGTGCCGAGGTGACCCGTGAATATAACCCGAATCTGCCTGTAACACCGGAGGAAATTGCCGATGCTGCATATGAATGCTGTCAGGCAGGGGCGTCATTAATCCACCTGCATGTCCGCAACGATGATCAGACACCCACACAGTCCAGCGATAGATTTGAAGAAACTATCGCCAGGATAAAAACTAAATGTAATCCGATTATTCAGGTTTCAACAGGTGGTGCAGTTGGCATGACAGTTGAAGAACGTATGCAGCCGATTTACCTTAAACCAGAAATGGCTACACTTTCAACAGGAACGGTTAATTTTGGTAATGATATTTTTATGAATCCTCCGGCTTTCATTGAAAAATTTGCCAAAGTGATGAAAGAGTTGGAAATAAAACCGGAGATTGAGGTTTTTGATGTGGGAATGATCAACAATGCTCTTACCCTCTTGCGGCAGGAACTTATTTCAGAACCACTCCACTTTGACTTTGTAATGGGAGTTCCGGGAGGAATCCCGGCCACAATAAAAAATCTACTTCACCTGGTTGAATCAATTCCTTCGGGCAGCACCTGGACTGTTGCGGGAATGGGACGATACGAACTTCCCATGGCTACTGCAGCGATAATCATGGGTGGGCATGTCAGGGTTGGATTTGAAGATAACATCTACTATGAGAAGGGAATTCTTGCAGAAAGTAATGCTCAGCTTGTGGACCGGGTTACGCGGGTAGCCGGTATACACAACAGGCCGGTAGCTTCTCCGGATGAAGCAAGAAAGATTCTCGGTTTACCGGTTTAA
- a CDS encoding hotdog fold domain-containing protein, which yields MALNEKVMLRIRISEHDVHYGGGLVDGAMVIKLFGDIATELLIRHDGDEGLFAAYDMVEFKAQLCAGDFIEISGWIDRVGRTSRHMQFEAYKVISNADIKDCPSACNLLNEPVLVARASGTCVVPLHLQRGPQSVKNDETGGKQNG from the coding sequence ATGGCCCTAAATGAAAAAGTAATGCTGCGAATCAGGATCAGCGAACATGATGTACACTATGGTGGCGGTCTTGTTGACGGTGCGATGGTCATCAAGCTTTTTGGTGATATTGCTACCGAATTGCTAATTCGCCATGACGGAGATGAAGGTTTATTTGCAGCCTATGATATGGTTGAATTTAAAGCACAGTTATGTGCCGGTGATTTTATTGAGATCTCGGGCTGGATTGATCGGGTTGGGAGAACTTCCAGACATATGCAGTTTGAAGCGTATAAAGTTATATCCAATGCTGATATCAAAGATTGTCCATCAGCCTGTAACCTGCTCAATGAGCCGGTTTTGGTAGCCCGGGCCAGCGGTACATGTGTTGTGCCTCTGCACCTGCAGAGGGGACCTCAGTCTGTCAAAAATGATGAAACCGGAGGCAAACAGAATGGATAA
- a CDS encoding aminotransferase class III-fold pyridoxal phosphate-dependent enzyme, with protein MRSKPKLKLDKSLSMFEEAKRISPGGVMGIRRPYNFVEGEYPIFLTHGYGGHIVDVDGNDYIDMLCAYGPIILGYNEPEINRAVVERMEQGFCFSLVQPVQNELINRLIDLIPSAGMVILVKTGSDATGVAVRIARGYSGKDKILRCGYHGWHDWCVEVHGGVPKAIHDLTVEFPYGDLDALEKKLKENKDDVACIIITPVGHPLAQPVSAPPEGYLEGVRSLADQYGAVLIFDEIRTGFRVSMGGAQERYGVIPDMTTIGKAMANGYAISACVGKAEIMKEAEQHVFISSTFFPNSLEMVAAMKCLDIMERDKVLEKIWERGEVFLDSLKKIVANSKIPVTVSGIPPMPFLTFEKTDDFYKERRTRFYTETIRRGLFIQPYHHWYIAYRHTTEDLENALNYIAEALDIVAREYPA; from the coding sequence GTGCGGTCAAAGCCGAAATTAAAACTTGATAAATCGCTATCCATGTTTGAAGAGGCCAAAAGAATATCTCCTGGTGGTGTTATGGGTATCAGGAGGCCGTATAACTTTGTGGAGGGTGAATACCCCATATTCCTGACCCATGGGTATGGTGGTCATATAGTTGATGTTGATGGAAACGATTATATTGATATGCTCTGTGCTTACGGACCGATCATACTGGGTTATAATGAACCGGAGATCAACAGGGCAGTCGTAGAGAGAATGGAGCAAGGTTTCTGCTTTTCCCTGGTCCAACCGGTACAGAATGAGTTAATCAACCGTTTGATTGACCTTATTCCATCAGCGGGAATGGTTATTCTGGTTAAGACGGGATCTGACGCAACAGGAGTAGCAGTAAGAATAGCCCGTGGTTACAGCGGAAAAGATAAAATACTTCGCTGCGGATATCACGGTTGGCATGACTGGTGTGTGGAAGTACATGGTGGAGTCCCGAAGGCAATTCATGATTTAACCGTTGAGTTTCCCTATGGGGATCTTGATGCTCTGGAGAAAAAACTTAAAGAGAATAAGGATGATGTGGCTTGCATAATAATAACCCCTGTGGGGCATCCACTGGCTCAACCGGTATCTGCTCCCCCTGAAGGTTACCTTGAGGGGGTACGCTCCCTTGCCGACCAGTATGGTGCTGTTTTGATTTTTGATGAAATCCGGACCGGGTTCCGGGTTTCAATGGGGGGAGCCCAGGAACGTTACGGGGTTATCCCGGATATGACTACCATCGGTAAAGCAATGGCTAACGGTTATGCCATCAGCGCTTGTGTAGGTAAAGCAGAAATAATGAAGGAAGCTGAACAGCATGTTTTTATCAGTTCAACCTTCTTCCCCAACAGCCTGGAAATGGTTGCCGCGATGAAATGTCTGGATATTATGGAAAGAGACAAAGTTCTTGAAAAAATATGGGAACGCGGGGAAGTATTTTTAGATAGTCTGAAAAAAATCGTAGCCAATTCAAAAATTCCTGTTACAGTCTCCGGTATACCCCCGATGCCTTTTTTAACTTTCGAAAAAACTGATGACTTCTATAAAGAACGGAGAACACGATTCTACACAGAAACAATCAGGCGTGGACTGTTCATTCAGCCTTATCATCACTGGTATATTGCATACAGGCATACCACAGAAGATCTGGAGAATGCTTTAAATTATATAGCAGAAGCTCTCGATATTGTTGCCCGGGAATATCCTGCCTGA
- a CDS encoding ribonuclease H-like domain-containing protein produces the protein MIRNFKSRLTELRETGEIKTGRQIAEAQKSKVQCKLFPEDSREDNTAFGNCYFREKQFPLEYQHGIYKLSGSLTCCGPELVLPTRDKRLEFFDPRDSIFLDIETTGLSGGTGTLAFLIGLGWFEGDLFLLRQYFLRRPAEERAVLTHFAELTSNFSTIVTFNGKMFDLPLIQTRQLLAGLKNTEPPLHLDLLQCARAFWKKRFPSRSLKSLEETLLGLKRLDDIPGAEIPSVYFEFLRRGNTDRLKQVFHHNVLDILSMVTLLERVSRLSAGQLIEHPAEEFALGKLCIESGRTAEGISYLNKASISAHETLASEAALELAFYHKRMGDWLEAVTIWQRMIDNHSVNPLPYVEMAKHMEHRSKQYKSALEMALRALEISRLFPDRYTSGELSITALQHRIRRLKARLFR, from the coding sequence GTGATCAGGAATTTTAAATCCCGTCTCACTGAATTACGGGAAACCGGTGAAATAAAAACGGGACGTCAAATAGCGGAGGCCCAAAAATCAAAAGTTCAATGCAAATTGTTTCCGGAAGATAGCAGGGAAGATAATACCGCATTTGGAAATTGCTATTTTCGGGAAAAACAATTTCCGTTGGAATACCAGCACGGAATCTACAAATTATCCGGCTCTCTAACCTGCTGTGGACCGGAATTGGTCCTTCCAACCAGAGATAAGAGACTGGAATTTTTTGATCCCCGTGATTCAATATTTCTGGATATTGAAACAACCGGACTTTCAGGCGGTACCGGCACTCTGGCCTTTTTGATCGGGCTTGGTTGGTTTGAGGGAGATCTATTTCTACTGCGACAATATTTTTTAAGACGCCCTGCAGAAGAAAGAGCGGTACTGACACACTTTGCTGAATTAACCTCGAATTTTTCAACAATAGTAACCTTTAACGGAAAAATGTTTGATCTCCCCCTGATTCAAACCCGACAGCTTCTTGCGGGTTTGAAAAATACAGAACCGCCTTTGCACCTTGATCTGCTGCAATGTGCCAGGGCCTTTTGGAAAAAGAGATTCCCCTCGCGATCACTTAAGTCACTGGAAGAAACTCTCCTGGGACTTAAACGGTTGGATGATATACCCGGCGCAGAGATACCTTCCGTATATTTTGAATTTCTACGTAGAGGAAATACTGACCGATTAAAGCAGGTTTTCCATCATAATGTGCTCGATATACTTTCCATGGTAACACTGTTAGAACGTGTATCAAGGCTTTCTGCAGGTCAGTTGATTGAACATCCGGCTGAAGAATTTGCACTGGGAAAACTTTGTATCGAATCGGGACGCACAGCCGAAGGAATCAGTTATCTCAATAAAGCATCAATCAGTGCGCACGAGACACTTGCTTCTGAAGCCGCACTGGAATTAGCCTTCTACCATAAGCGGATGGGAGACTGGCTTGAAGCTGTAACCATCTGGCAGAGAATGATCGACAATCACTCAGTTAATCCACTACCCTATGTTGAGATGGCTAAACACATGGAACATCGTTCAAAACAATATAAATCTGCGCTTGAGATGGCGCTGAGAGCATTGGAGATATCCCGGCTTTTTCCGGATCGATATACTTCGGGTGAATTATCCATCACGGCACTTCAGCATCGTATCAGGAGGCTTAAGGCTCGTCTTTTCCGGTAA
- a CDS encoding L-erythro-3,5-diaminohexanoate dehydrogenase produces the protein MRKGCPYGTHRVIEPKGLLPQPAWKIDNDMEIYDNEVLIDVEVLNIDSASFTQIEEKAGGNEEKIAAKMMSIVSERGKHHNPVTGSGGMLIGKVEKIGPAWKGKSPLKSGQRLATLVSLSLTPLRIDKIKKIHKNIDQVEIEGKAILFDSGIYAVLPDDLPQTLSLAVLDVAGAAAQTAKLVRPGDKVVIIGAGGKSGMLCLHEARKRAGVTGKVIGIAPREASKQRAESTGYCDAVLIADASDALGVMYKVEEATGGELADVTINCVNIPNTELSSILATRDGGVVYYFSMATNFTAAALGAEGVGKDVTMIVGNGYTRDHAEISLNIMRESSVLRKIFEELYT, from the coding sequence ATGCGAAAAGGCTGTCCTTACGGAACCCATCGCGTTATCGAACCAAAGGGGCTGCTTCCGCAGCCGGCCTGGAAGATCGATAACGACATGGAGATTTATGACAATGAGGTGCTGATTGATGTTGAAGTACTAAATATCGATTCAGCAAGTTTTACCCAGATTGAAGAAAAAGCCGGAGGTAATGAAGAGAAGATCGCCGCGAAGATGATGTCCATCGTTTCTGAAAGAGGCAAGCACCATAATCCGGTAACCGGGTCAGGTGGAATGCTGATCGGAAAGGTAGAAAAAATCGGACCGGCCTGGAAAGGTAAATCCCCGCTGAAATCTGGTCAGAGACTGGCAACCCTGGTATCGCTATCATTGACACCACTGCGAATAGATAAAATAAAAAAAATCCATAAAAACATTGATCAAGTTGAGATTGAGGGAAAGGCAATCCTATTTGACAGCGGTATTTATGCAGTTCTTCCTGATGATCTGCCCCAGACATTATCCCTGGCGGTCCTTGATGTTGCCGGAGCAGCAGCGCAGACTGCCAAGCTGGTCAGGCCTGGTGATAAAGTTGTTATCATCGGAGCCGGGGGAAAATCAGGGATGCTTTGCCTTCACGAAGCTAGAAAAAGAGCCGGAGTTACCGGCAAGGTAATCGGAATCGCCCCACGTGAAGCAAGTAAGCAGAGGGCAGAGTCCACGGGATATTGTGATGCAGTTTTGATAGCCGACGCTTCAGATGCACTTGGTGTTATGTATAAAGTGGAAGAGGCAACCGGAGGCGAACTGGCCGATGTCACTATTAACTGTGTTAATATACCTAATACAGAACTATCTTCGATCCTTGCCACTCGTGACGGAGGGGTAGTTTATTACTTCAGCATGGCTACAAATTTTACGGCAGCCGCCCTGGGAGCTGAGGGTGTAGGTAAGGATGTTACAATGATTGTCGGTAATGGTTACACCCGTGATCATGCTGAAATTTCACTAAATATCATGAGGGAAAGCTCTGTATTAAGAAAAATCTTTGAGGAACTTTATACCTGA
- a CDS encoding DEAD/DEAH box helicase: protein MTVLPDILLKWSEDPTFMSNVTRWEVVPAYNGEYLDFPGYMEPQLVNALNKKGITRLYSHQGEAIEAILRGNNVVVVTPTASGKTLCYNLPVVSSIIKEPSSRALYLFPTKALSQDQVAELRELTGTLDVNLNCYTYDGDTEPGLRQSIRRSGHIVVTNPDMLHSAILPHHTKWVQLFQNLKYIVIDEMHQYRGVFGSHVANVIRRLKRICAFYGADPKFILCSATIDNPGELAELLIGESIKVIDHNGAPKAEKHFILYNPPLINPELGIRRSSLLETKHLAADLIDKGVQTIIFTRSRLGVEVLLTYLRQGIKTKPGADSKIRGYRGGYLPRERRAIEAGLRNGNIKGVVSTNALELGIDIGALDACIITGYPGSISSTWQQAGRSGRRSGVSLAMLVANSEPLNQYLVGNPDYFFGRNPERALADPDNLIILTNHIRCAAFELPFDRSEKFGKSDIQEVLEFLEEEGVLYLSDGRYHWMEDTYPAEEISLRSATRENVVIIDITSPQARVIGEVDRFSAPMLVHEEAIYMHGGNQYQVEKLDFEEKKAYVRQVEVNYFTDANLAVDLKVLDIIDKIEDPVIRAWGDVRINALVSMFKKIRFNTHENLGAGSVNLPETEMHTTAFWIAFTESILGSMPLSEIQAGLIGLANLVPQVASLFLMGDPRDLRAVSQVKAPFTELPTLFLYDNFPGGVGYSQELFKSYLDIFKATREVIINCRCSDGCPSCIGPAYQSEETAKTPALKLLGVILK, encoded by the coding sequence ATGACAGTTTTACCCGATATACTCCTTAAGTGGAGCGAAGATCCTACGTTTATGTCCAATGTAACCCGTTGGGAAGTTGTCCCTGCTTACAACGGTGAATATCTTGATTTTCCAGGATACATGGAACCCCAACTGGTCAACGCGCTGAATAAAAAAGGAATTACGAGACTTTACAGTCACCAGGGGGAAGCTATTGAAGCCATATTGAGAGGAAATAATGTCGTAGTTGTAACCCCGACTGCTTCAGGTAAAACTCTCTGTTACAATTTACCGGTTGTCAGTTCAATAATTAAAGAGCCCTCAAGCCGCGCCCTTTACCTGTTTCCGACCAAAGCACTATCCCAGGATCAGGTCGCTGAGCTGCGTGAACTGACCGGTACTCTTGATGTCAACCTGAATTGTTATACATATGATGGCGATACCGAACCCGGATTGCGACAATCTATAAGACGCAGCGGCCATATCGTGGTCACCAACCCTGATATGCTGCACTCTGCGATTTTACCCCACCATACAAAGTGGGTACAACTTTTCCAAAATCTGAAATATATCGTGATCGATGAAATGCATCAATACAGGGGAGTTTTCGGCAGCCATGTAGCAAATGTAATCCGCAGGTTAAAACGAATCTGCGCTTTTTATGGTGCTGATCCAAAATTCATCCTCTGTTCGGCTACGATTGATAACCCGGGAGAACTGGCCGAATTACTGATCGGCGAGTCAATAAAAGTCATTGATCATAATGGAGCTCCAAAAGCTGAAAAACACTTTATATTGTATAATCCTCCATTGATTAACCCGGAGTTAGGCATTCGGCGCAGTTCACTGCTGGAGACCAAACATCTGGCTGCCGACTTGATCGATAAAGGTGTACAAACAATCATTTTTACCAGAAGCCGTTTGGGCGTGGAAGTTCTTTTAACATATTTGCGCCAGGGCATAAAAACAAAACCCGGAGCCGACAGCAAAATAAGAGGATATCGCGGTGGATACCTGCCTCGTGAGCGACGAGCTATAGAAGCCGGACTCAGAAACGGCAATATTAAAGGTGTGGTAAGCACAAATGCGCTTGAGCTGGGAATTGATATCGGTGCCCTTGATGCCTGTATCATAACCGGTTATCCCGGAAGTATATCAAGTACCTGGCAGCAGGCCGGGAGATCAGGGAGACGAAGCGGTGTTTCACTGGCCATGCTGGTGGCCAATAGTGAGCCGTTGAATCAGTACCTGGTTGGAAATCCCGATTATTTCTTCGGTCGCAACCCGGAAAGGGCTCTGGCCGATCCGGATAACCTGATTATTTTAACCAATCATATACGATGTGCCGCTTTTGAACTGCCATTTGATCGCTCGGAGAAGTTTGGTAAGTCCGATATACAGGAAGTTCTGGAATTTCTGGAAGAAGAAGGTGTTCTATATCTCAGCGACGGTCGATACCACTGGATGGAGGATACATATCCCGCCGAAGAGATAAGCCTCCGCAGCGCGACTAGAGAAAACGTGGTTATCATTGATATTACCAGCCCTCAGGCGAGGGTAATCGGGGAGGTAGACCGCTTCAGCGCACCTATGCTGGTTCATGAAGAAGCGATATACATGCATGGAGGAAATCAATACCAGGTTGAAAAACTTGATTTTGAAGAAAAAAAAGCCTATGTCCGCCAGGTAGAAGTAAATTATTTTACAGATGCCAATCTCGCTGTTGATCTAAAAGTCCTGGATATTATTGATAAGATTGAAGATCCTGTAATCCGGGCCTGGGGAGATGTTCGAATTAATGCCCTTGTATCGATGTTTAAAAAAATACGCTTTAATACTCACGAAAATCTGGGAGCGGGATCGGTCAACCTGCCCGAAACAGAAATGCATACTACTGCTTTCTGGATTGCTTTTACAGAATCTATACTCGGCAGTATGCCACTTTCGGAAATCCAAGCCGGGCTAATTGGTTTAGCCAATTTGGTCCCCCAGGTCGCATCACTGTTCCTAATGGGCGATCCGCGAGATCTGCGTGCAGTTAGCCAGGTAAAGGCACCATTTACTGAACTACCCACACTTTTTCTTTATGACAACTTCCCGGGCGGAGTTGGCTACAGTCAGGAGCTATTTAAATCTTACCTCGACATTTTTAAGGCAACCCGTGAAGTAATTATTAACTGCCGCTGTAGTGATGGCTGTCCTTCATGTATTGGCCCAGCTTATCAAAGTGAAGAAACAGCAAAGACACCTGCTCTCAAACTTCTCGGGGTGATTCTGAAGTGA
- a CDS encoding TIGR01212 family radical SAM protein (This family includes YhcC from E. coli K-12, an uncharacterized radical SAM protein.), producing the protein MNSDYIKSKEPGWYYRLSSFFREKFGGPVYKIPLDAGFSCPNRDGTIGEKGCIYCYNPSFSPFSKEASFTPLAVQLSRGKKKSKGARYIAYFQAYTNTYAPLEHLKSLYDQALAEPEVIGLSIATRPDCITDETLNLLEEYASQYHIWIEYGLQSAHDKTLQRINRGHKAIDFEIALTKTKNRGIYSCAHIILGLPGETEEMFFDTIHFLNKCAVDGVKFHHLQVVRNTPLAEEYQKGKMKLYYRAEDYIPILCDCLERLSPEAVIHRLASQSISDDLLIAPQWSESAGKIASMVENELIKRGTHQGYLFNR; encoded by the coding sequence ATGAACAGTGATTATATAAAATCTAAGGAACCTGGCTGGTATTACCGCCTTAGCAGCTTTTTCCGCGAAAAATTTGGTGGACCTGTATATAAAATACCTCTTGATGCCGGTTTTTCATGTCCAAACCGCGATGGGACAATAGGTGAGAAAGGATGTATTTATTGTTACAATCCATCTTTTTCGCCTTTCAGCAAAGAGGCTTCATTTACTCCCCTGGCGGTTCAGTTATCCAGAGGCAAAAAAAAATCAAAAGGGGCCCGATATATTGCCTATTTTCAGGCTTACACCAATACCTATGCCCCGCTAGAGCATTTAAAGTCGCTGTATGACCAAGCTTTAGCTGAACCAGAAGTAATCGGCCTCAGCATTGCCACACGACCTGATTGTATTACAGATGAAACCCTAAATTTGCTTGAAGAATACGCCAGTCAATATCATATATGGATTGAATACGGGCTGCAATCAGCCCATGATAAAACCCTGCAACGAATCAACCGTGGCCACAAAGCCATCGATTTTGAAATCGCGCTGACTAAAACGAAAAACAGAGGCATATATAGCTGTGCTCATATAATTCTTGGTTTACCGGGTGAAACTGAAGAGATGTTTTTTGATACAATACATTTTCTGAATAAATGTGCAGTAGACGGAGTTAAGTTTCATCATCTGCAGGTTGTGCGTAATACCCCCCTGGCAGAAGAATACCAGAAAGGGAAAATGAAGTTATATTACAGAGCTGAAGATTATATACCTATACTTTGTGATTGTCTCGAAAGACTCTCTCCGGAGGCAGTTATTCATCGCCTGGCCAGTCAATCAATTTCTGATGATCTGCTTATCGCCCCGCAATGGAGTGAAAGTGCAGGCAAAATAGCTTCAATGGTTGAAAATGAGTTAATAAAAAGAGGCACCCACCAGGGTTATCTCTTTAATCGATAA
- the metW gene encoding methionine biosynthesis protein MetW, translating to MGLAKRWDHKLIYELIDPGSSVLDLGCGDGGLLAGLIEKKRVIGQAVETDPECVAMAIQNGVPVYHKNLDHGLPEFISSSYDYAVLEKTLQQLRRPMFVLEEMLRISRLSIVSFPNFNYREVVSQLYQTGRMPVTETLPYRWHDTPNIHLFTLLDFLDWVESRGVEIVGGYANDGFSYRPLSMPDDSSSAEELLFLLKQ from the coding sequence ATGGGTTTAGCAAAACGCTGGGATCATAAGCTAATTTATGAGTTGATCGACCCCGGTTCTTCGGTTCTCGATCTTGGATGCGGGGATGGTGGACTTCTGGCCGGGTTGATAGAAAAAAAGAGGGTCATAGGGCAGGCTGTTGAAACTGATCCTGAATGTGTCGCCATGGCTATTCAGAACGGAGTTCCTGTTTATCATAAAAATCTTGATCACGGATTACCGGAATTTATCAGCAGTTCTTATGATTATGCAGTTTTGGAAAAAACGCTTCAACAACTGCGCAGACCTATGTTTGTTCTTGAAGAGATGCTCCGGATAAGCAGACTTTCAATTGTCAGTTTCCCTAATTTTAATTACCGGGAAGTGGTCAGCCAGCTTTATCAGACGGGAAGGATGCCTGTAACGGAAACCTTACCCTATCGGTGGCACGATACTCCTAATATTCATCTTTTTACGCTACTTGATTTTCTGGACTGGGTTGAAAGCAGGGGAGTCGAAATCGTTGGAGGTTATGCCAATGATGGGTTTTCATATAGGCCATTATCTATGCCGGATGACAGTTCTTCTGCAGAAGAACTGCTATTTCTTCTTAAACAGTAA
- a CDS encoding 4Fe-4S binding protein codes for MGHMSGGKEEAYQALAERLSRFPVGAVINETFMDILKLLYTEKEASVGSLFPIRPRPFEEILELTGMPARELSILLNSMADKGLVVDVPRRDTTYYMLSPVVVGFFEYTMMRTDRADLKELTSLFDKYFHDPRVAEEIFGAGTKMFRTLIYEQYIPELIHTEVLNYEKAEQVILDSGGGGLSICACRHKSLHLGNPCSYPMEDICTSLSRPSEWLVRRGFARKASTDELLKNLERSYKLGLVLTCDNVIDEPAYICHCCGCCCGVLKSITEYNVQSIQPSNFIPEIDPELCLSCDACIDACHVKALSSSEAAQPELNREKCIGCGVCASVCPAEALQMVQRESIHVPPENKIAQMINIALERGRY; via the coding sequence ATGGGGCATATGTCTGGCGGCAAGGAAGAAGCTTATCAGGCGCTGGCAGAAAGGTTGAGCAGGTTTCCTGTTGGTGCTGTAATTAATGAAACCTTTATGGATATATTAAAGCTGCTTTATACCGAGAAAGAAGCATCAGTGGGGAGCTTATTCCCAATCCGGCCTCGTCCATTTGAAGAAATTCTGGAATTAACCGGTATGCCTGCCAGGGAACTTTCGATATTGCTAAATAGTATGGCTGACAAGGGATTGGTTGTTGATGTTCCCCGCCGCGATACAACTTACTACATGTTATCACCCGTTGTTGTCGGTTTTTTCGAATACACCATGATGAGAACAGATCGTGCAGATTTGAAAGAACTAACCTCTTTGTTTGATAAATATTTTCATGATCCAAGGGTTGCAGAAGAAATATTTGGAGCCGGGACAAAGATGTTCCGGACACTTATCTATGAACAGTATATCCCTGAGTTAATTCATACCGAAGTATTAAACTATGAAAAAGCTGAACAGGTCATTCTTGATTCCGGAGGTGGGGGACTGTCGATCTGTGCCTGTCGCCATAAAAGCCTGCACCTGGGGAATCCCTGTAGCTATCCCATGGAAGATATCTGCACTTCTCTCTCCAGGCCTTCTGAGTGGCTGGTCAGACGAGGTTTTGCCCGTAAGGCTTCAACTGATGAGCTGCTTAAGAATCTGGAGCGTAGTTATAAATTGGGGCTGGTCCTAACCTGTGATAATGTCATCGATGAACCGGCTTATATCTGTCACTGCTGTGGCTGTTGCTGTGGCGTTCTCAAATCAATTACTGAATATAATGTCCAGTCGATTCAACCAAGTAATTTTATACCCGAAATTGATCCCGAGCTATGTTTGAGTTGTGATGCCTGTATTGACGCCTGCCATGTTAAAGCATTAAGTTCATCGGAGGCTGCCCAACCGGAATTGAACAGGGAAAAATGTATAGGCTGTGGGGTTTGTGCCTCGGTTTGTCCGGCTGAAGCTCTTCAGATGGTCCAGAGGGAATCAATTCACGTTCCACCCGAGAATAAGATTGCTCAAATGATCAATATTGCTCTCGAACGTGGGAGATACTAG